The following are encoded together in the Pseudomonas sp. IB20 genome:
- the ctaD gene encoding cytochrome c oxidase subunit I, whose amino-acid sequence MSTVIDDHGHTDHAHGPAKGLMRWVLTTNHKDIGTMYLWFAFTMFLLGGSFAMVIRAELFQPGLQIVQPAFFNQMTTMHGLIMVFGAVMPAFVGLANWMIPLMIGAPDMALPRMNNFSFWLLPAAFLLLVSTLFTPGGGPNFGWTFYAPLSTTYAPESVTFFIFAIHLMGISSIMGAINVVATILNLRAPGMTLMKMPLFVWTWLITAFLLIAVMPVLAGCVTMMLMDIHFGTSFFSAAGGGDPVLFQHVFWFFGHPEVYIMILPAFGAVSSIIPTFSRKPLFGYTSMVYATASIAFLSFIVWAHHMFVVGIPLVGELFFMYATLLIAVPTGVKVFNWVSTMWQGSLTFETPMLFAVAFVILFTIGGFSGLMLAIAPADFQYHDTYFVVAHFHYVLVPGAIFGIFASAYYWLPKWTGHMYDETLGKLHFWLSFVGMNMAFFPMHFVGLAGMPRRVPDYNLQFADFNMVSSIGAFMFGATQIFFLFIVIKCIRGGPPAPAKPWDGAEGLEWSIPSPAPYHTFTTPPEVK is encoded by the coding sequence ATGAGCACTGTGATCGATGACCATGGTCACACCGACCATGCCCACGGCCCCGCCAAAGGCCTGATGCGCTGGGTGCTGACCACCAACCACAAAGACATCGGCACGATGTACCTGTGGTTCGCCTTCACTATGTTCCTGCTCGGCGGCTCGTTCGCCATGGTGATCCGCGCCGAGCTGTTCCAGCCCGGCCTGCAGATCGTGCAGCCGGCGTTCTTCAATCAGATGACCACTATGCACGGCCTGATCATGGTGTTCGGTGCGGTGATGCCGGCCTTTGTCGGCCTGGCCAACTGGATGATCCCGCTGATGATCGGCGCGCCGGACATGGCCCTGCCGCGCATGAACAACTTCAGCTTCTGGCTGCTGCCGGCGGCGTTCCTGCTGCTGGTCTCCACCTTGTTCACCCCGGGCGGCGGGCCGAATTTCGGCTGGACCTTCTACGCCCCGCTCTCTACCACCTACGCGCCGGAAAGCGTGACGTTCTTTATCTTTGCCATCCACCTGATGGGCATCAGTTCGATCATGGGCGCGATCAACGTGGTCGCGACCATTCTCAACCTGCGCGCGCCGGGCATGACCCTGATGAAAATGCCGCTGTTCGTCTGGACCTGGCTGATCACCGCGTTCCTGCTGATCGCGGTGATGCCAGTGCTGGCCGGGTGCGTGACCATGATGCTGATGGACATCCACTTCGGCACCAGCTTCTTCAGTGCGGCCGGCGGCGGTGACCCGGTGCTGTTCCAGCACGTGTTCTGGTTCTTCGGCCACCCCGAGGTGTACATCATGATCCTGCCGGCCTTCGGCGCCGTCAGCTCGATCATCCCGACCTTTTCGCGCAAGCCACTGTTCGGCTACACCTCGATGGTCTACGCCACAGCGAGTATCGCGTTCCTGTCGTTCATCGTGTGGGCGCACCATATGTTCGTGGTCGGCATTCCCTTGGTGGGCGAGCTGTTCTTCATGTACGCCACGCTGCTGATCGCCGTGCCGACGGGCGTGAAGGTGTTCAACTGGGTGAGCACCATGTGGCAAGGCTCGCTCACCTTCGAGACGCCGATGCTGTTCGCCGTGGCCTTCGTGATCCTGTTCACCATCGGTGGCTTCTCGGGGCTGATGCTGGCGATTGCTCCGGCGGACTTCCAGTACCACGACACCTACTTTGTGGTGGCGCACTTCCATTACGTACTGGTGCCCGGGGCGATCTTTGGCATCTTCGCCTCGGCCTACTACTGGCTGCCGAAATGGACCGGCCACATGTACGACGAAACCCTGGGCAAGCTGCACTTTTGGCTGTCCTTCGTGGGCATGAACATGGCGTTCTTCCCGATGCACTTTGTGGGGCTGGCCGGCATGCCGCGCCGGGTGCCGGACTACAACCTGCAGTTCGCCGACTTCAACATGGTTTCCTCGATTGGCGCATTCATGTTTGGCGCCACGCAAATCTTCTTCCTGTTCATCGTCATCAAATGCATCCGCGGCGGCCCGCCAGCCCCGGCCAAACCGTGGGATGGCGCCGAAGGTTTGGAATGGAGCATTCCCTCGCCTGCGCCGTACCACACGTTCACCACGCCGCCGGAGGTCAAGTGA
- a CDS encoding twin transmembrane helix small protein: MLKAAIALMLIATVVSLFSGLFFLVKDEGNSNRLVTALTVRVVLAAITVGLIAWGFFSGQLVSHAPW; the protein is encoded by the coding sequence ATGCTCAAAGCAGCTATTGCCCTGATGCTGATCGCGACTGTCGTAAGCCTGTTCAGTGGCTTGTTTTTTCTGGTCAAGGACGAGGGCAACTCCAACCGCCTCGTCACCGCCTTGACCGTGCGTGTCGTACTGGCCGCGATCACCGTAGGCTTGATCGCCTGGGGCTTCTTCAGCGGCCAGTTGGTGTCTCATGCGCCGTGGTAA
- a CDS encoding cytochrome c oxidase subunit 3, with the protein MSSHDTYYVPAQSKWPIIATFGMLITVYGLAVWFNDLKAARPESHGPWIFFVGGLLLAYMLFGWFGAVIKESRAGLYSPQMDRSFRWGMTWFIFSEVMFFIAFFGALFYVRHLSAPWLAGEGSKGVAHMLWPNFEFAWPLLNNPDPKLYPAPEGTISPWGLPLVNTILLVSSSVTITIAHHALRKGHRGALKIWLAITVLLGLAFLGFQAEEYIHAYKELGLTLGSGVYGATFFMLTGFHGAHVTIGTIILFVMLMRILRGHFNAEHQFGFEAASWYWHFVDVVWIGLFFFVYVL; encoded by the coding sequence ATGTCGTCTCATGATACGTACTACGTACCAGCACAAAGCAAATGGCCAATAATTGCTACGTTTGGCATGTTGATCACCGTGTACGGCCTGGCCGTGTGGTTCAACGACCTGAAGGCGGCGCGCCCGGAATCCCACGGCCCGTGGATCTTTTTCGTCGGTGGCCTGCTATTGGCCTACATGCTGTTCGGCTGGTTTGGCGCGGTGATCAAGGAAAGCCGTGCCGGTTTGTACAGCCCGCAGATGGACCGCTCGTTTCGCTGGGGCATGACCTGGTTCATCTTTTCCGAGGTGATGTTCTTTATCGCCTTCTTCGGCGCGTTGTTTTATGTGCGGCACCTGTCGGCGCCGTGGTTGGCGGGTGAAGGCTCCAAAGGCGTCGCGCATATGCTGTGGCCGAACTTCGAGTTCGCCTGGCCGCTGCTCAACAACCCGGACCCCAAACTGTACCCAGCGCCGGAGGGCACTATCAGCCCGTGGGGCCTGCCGCTGGTCAATACCATCCTGCTGGTGAGTTCCAGTGTGACCATCACCATCGCCCACCATGCCTTGCGCAAAGGCCATCGCGGCGCGCTGAAAATCTGGCTGGCGATCACAGTGCTGCTGGGGCTGGCGTTTCTCGGGTTCCAGGCTGAGGAATATATCCACGCCTACAAAGAACTGGGCCTGACCCTCGGCTCGGGCGTTTACGGCGCGACCTTCTTCATGCTCACCGGCTTTCACGGCGCCCACGTGACCATCGGCACCATCATTCTGTTTGTGATGCTGATGCGCATCCTGCGCGGGCACTTCAATGCCGAGCACCAGTTTGGCTTCGAAGCGGCCAGTTGGTATTGGCACTTTGTGGATGTGGTGTGGATCGGCCTGTTTTTCTTCGTTTATGTGCTGTGA
- a CDS encoding cytochrome c oxidase assembly protein: protein MLESVPIKRLVTRLLILVVAMFAFGFALVPIYDVMCKAFGINGKTAGQYEGEQMVDPTRQVRVQFLSTNAIDMVWEFHSKADEVVVNPGAVTEMLFVAYNPTDKAMTAQAVPSISPAEAAMYFHKTECFCFTQQVLQPGQRIEMPVRFIVDRDMPKDVKHLTLAYTLFDITARQPPVAVHTGG, encoded by the coding sequence ATGCTTGAGTCCGTGCCCATCAAGCGCCTGGTCACCCGCCTGCTGATCCTGGTGGTGGCGATGTTCGCCTTCGGTTTCGCCTTGGTGCCGATCTACGACGTGATGTGCAAGGCGTTCGGCATCAACGGCAAAACCGCCGGGCAGTACGAGGGCGAGCAGATGGTCGACCCTACGCGCCAGGTGCGCGTGCAGTTCCTGTCGACCAATGCCATCGACATGGTCTGGGAGTTTCATTCCAAGGCTGACGAGGTAGTGGTCAACCCCGGCGCAGTCACCGAGATGCTGTTCGTCGCCTACAACCCCACCGACAAGGCCATGACGGCACAGGCGGTGCCGAGCATTTCCCCGGCCGAAGCGGCGATGTATTTCCACAAGACCGAGTGCTTTTGCTTCACCCAGCAAGTGCTGCAGCCAGGTCAGCGCATCGAAATGCCGGTGCGTTTCATTGTCGACCGTGACATGCCCAAGGATGTGAAGCATTTGACCCTGGCGTACACCCTGTTTGATATCACTGCGCGCCAACCGCCGGTGGCTGTCCACACCGGCGGCTAG
- the coxB gene encoding cytochrome c oxidase subunit II, with the protein MTRHPHVWMGLLLWSVFGQAHAAWTTNMTPGATEVSHAVFDLHMTIFWICVVIGIVVFGAMFWSMILHRRSTGQVAAKFHESTTVEILWTVVPLLILVAMAIPATKTLINIYDSSESDIDIQVTGYQWKWHYKYLGQDVEFFSNLATPAEQIHNQATKGEHYLLEVDQPLVLPVGAKVRFLVTAADVIHSWWVPAFAVKRDAIPGFVNEAWTRVEKPGIYRGQCAELCGKDHGFMPIVVEVKSKADYDTWLGERKAEAAKLKELTSKEWTLEELVARGDKVYHTSCVACHQAEGQGLPPMFPALKGSPIAIGPKEDHLHRVYFGKPGTAMAAFGKQLSEVDIAAVVTYERNAWGNNKGDMVTPKDVLAIKQAQSK; encoded by the coding sequence ATGACGCGACATCCACACGTTTGGATGGGCCTACTGTTGTGGTCAGTATTCGGCCAGGCGCACGCCGCCTGGACAACGAATATGACGCCAGGGGCTACTGAAGTCAGTCACGCCGTGTTTGACCTCCACATGACCATTTTCTGGATTTGTGTGGTGATCGGCATTGTCGTGTTTGGCGCGATGTTCTGGTCGATGATCCTGCACCGTCGGTCCACGGGCCAGGTGGCCGCCAAGTTTCACGAGAGCACGACCGTGGAAATCCTCTGGACCGTGGTGCCCTTGCTGATCCTGGTGGCGATGGCGATTCCGGCGACCAAGACCCTGATCAATATCTACGACAGCAGTGAGTCGGATATCGATATCCAGGTCACCGGCTACCAGTGGAAGTGGCATTACAAATACCTGGGCCAGGACGTGGAGTTCTTCAGCAACCTGGCCACACCCGCCGAGCAGATCCACAACCAGGCCACCAAGGGCGAGCACTACTTGCTCGAAGTCGACCAGCCGCTGGTGCTGCCGGTGGGCGCCAAGGTGCGTTTCCTGGTGACTGCCGCCGACGTGATCCATTCCTGGTGGGTGCCGGCCTTTGCAGTCAAGCGCGACGCCATCCCCGGCTTCGTCAACGAGGCGTGGACTCGGGTCGAGAAACCCGGCATCTACCGTGGCCAGTGCGCCGAATTGTGCGGCAAGGACCACGGCTTCATGCCGATTGTGGTCGAGGTCAAATCCAAGGCCGACTACGACACCTGGCTCGGCGAGCGCAAGGCAGAAGCGGCCAAGCTTAAGGAGCTGACCTCCAAAGAGTGGACCCTCGAAGAGCTGGTGGCGCGTGGCGACAAGGTCTACCACACCTCCTGCGTGGCCTGTCACCAGGCAGAAGGCCAAGGCTTGCCGCCGATGTTCCCGGCGCTCAAAGGCTCGCCGATTGCCATCGGACCCAAGGAAGACCACCTGCACCGCGTGTACTTCGGCAAGCCCGGCACCGCGATGGCCGCCTTCGGCAAACAGCTGTCGGAAGTGGATATCGCCGCCGTAGTGACTTACGAGCGCAACGCCTGGGGCAACAACAAAGGCGACATGGTCACGCCTAAAGACGTGCTGGCCATCAAGCAGGCGCAAAGCAAATGA
- a CDS encoding PA0069 family radical SAM protein codes for MSTPLPPRGRGTATNLHNRFAPTVSVAEDDGWFQEVPPTQGTEVRIETAKSIITRNNSPDLPFDRSINPYRGCEHGCIYCYARPSHAYWDMSPGLDFETKLIAKTNAADVLEQQLSKPGYVCAPINLGSNTDPYQPIEREYKITRQTLEVLLRYRHPVTIITKGSLILRDLDLLTELARQRLVAVMISLTSLDDELKRILEPRTAAPKARLRAIRVMREAGIPVGVLCSPMIPMINDSELESLLTEAHAAGAQSAAYMMLRLPLEVAPLFEEWLAAHYPQRAAHVMSLVRQVRGGEVYDSRFGVRMRGEGPFADLLAQRFSKAIKRLGLNRREGFNLDCSAFCPPGRQMALL; via the coding sequence ATGTCTACACCTCTGCCGCCCCGTGGCCGGGGCACGGCTACCAACCTGCATAACCGTTTTGCGCCTACCGTCAGCGTGGCCGAAGACGACGGCTGGTTCCAGGAAGTGCCGCCGACCCAGGGCACCGAAGTGCGTATCGAAACTGCCAAGAGCATCATCACCCGCAATAACTCGCCGGACTTGCCGTTTGATCGCTCGATCAACCCCTATCGCGGCTGCGAGCACGGGTGCATCTACTGCTACGCGCGGCCCAGCCATGCCTATTGGGATATGTCGCCGGGGCTGGATTTCGAAACAAAACTGATCGCCAAGACCAATGCCGCCGATGTGCTGGAACAACAGCTGTCGAAGCCGGGCTATGTGTGTGCGCCGATCAACCTGGGCTCCAATACCGACCCGTACCAGCCCATCGAGCGCGAATACAAGATCACCCGGCAAACCCTCGAAGTGCTGCTGCGCTACCGCCATCCGGTGACCATCATCACCAAGGGCTCGCTGATTTTGCGCGATCTCGACCTGCTGACCGAGCTGGCCCGGCAACGGCTGGTGGCGGTGATGATCAGCCTTACCAGCCTGGACGACGAGCTCAAGCGCATCTTGGAACCGCGCACGGCGGCGCCCAAGGCGCGATTGCGGGCGATTCGGGTGATGCGTGAGGCCGGCATCCCGGTGGGCGTGCTGTGCTCGCCGATGATCCCCATGATCAACGACAGCGAGCTGGAAAGCCTGCTGACCGAAGCCCACGCCGCCGGTGCGCAAAGTGCAGCCTATATGATGCTGCGCCTGCCGCTGGAGGTGGCGCCGCTGTTCGAGGAGTGGCTGGCGGCGCATTACCCGCAGCGTGCGGCCCATGTGATGAGCCTGGTGCGCCAGGTGCGCGGGGGGGAGGTTTACGACAGCCGCTTTGGTGTGCGCATGCGTGGCGAGGGGCCATTTGCCGATCTGTTGGCGCAGCGTTTCAGCAAAGCCATCAAGCGCCTGGGGCTGAACCGGCGGGAAGGGTTTAATCTGGATTGCAGCGCGTTCTGTCCACCGGGCAGGCAGATGGCATTGTTGTAA
- a CDS encoding carbonic anhydrase, giving the protein MSDKDKQPSAASASASQVAETADAALKHIVDGFLHFHHDVFPQQEELFKKLATAQSPRAMFITCADSRIVPELITQSSPGDLFVTRNVGNVVPPYGQMNGGVSTAIEYAVLALGVQHIIVCGHSDCGAMRAVLNPQSLEKMPTVRAWLRHAEVAKSMVEDNCDCANEGESMKVLTEENVIAQLQHLRTHPSVASRMANGQLFIHGWIYNIETSEIRAYDADQAAFRPLSGDGPIPCATPKARF; this is encoded by the coding sequence ATGAGTGATAAGGATAAACAGCCGTCGGCTGCGTCGGCTTCAGCCTCTCAGGTGGCGGAAACCGCCGATGCAGCGCTAAAGCACATTGTTGACGGCTTTTTGCATTTCCATCACGACGTCTTCCCCCAGCAGGAAGAACTCTTCAAGAAACTCGCCACGGCCCAGAGCCCACGGGCGATGTTCATCACCTGCGCCGACTCGCGGATCGTGCCGGAGCTGATCACCCAAAGCTCCCCCGGCGACCTGTTCGTGACCCGTAACGTGGGTAACGTGGTGCCGCCCTACGGCCAGATGAACGGCGGTGTTTCCACGGCCATCGAGTACGCGGTACTTGCCCTGGGCGTGCAGCACATCATCGTGTGTGGGCATTCCGATTGCGGCGCCATGCGGGCGGTGCTCAACCCCCAGAGCCTGGAAAAGATGCCGACGGTACGGGCCTGGCTGCGACACGCCGAGGTCGCCAAGTCCATGGTCGAGGACAACTGCGACTGCGCCAATGAAGGCGAAAGCATGAAGGTGCTGACCGAAGAAAACGTCATCGCCCAGTTGCAGCATTTGCGCACCCACCCTTCCGTGGCTTCGCGCATGGCCAATGGTCAGTTGTTTATCCATGGTTGGATCTACAACATCGAGACCAGTGAAATCCGCGCTTACGATGCGGATCAAGCGGCGTTCCGACCGCTGAGCGGCGACGGGCCAATCCCTTGCGCGACGCCTAAAGCGCGCTTCTAA
- a CDS encoding SURF1 family protein, which yields MKTSIASAIKDFRPGLAPTLVVLVLLPLMVGLGFWQLARGHEKQLLVDSYAERRVAEPIDSVQLNGRADPAFRRVRLRGQFDAEHSVLLDNRMRDGKAGVELLQPFHDQASGLWLLLNRGWLPWPDRRTPPVFSTPEQPLNLDAWVYVAPGETFQLHADPATTQWPRLLTALHPTALWAELGRSGFAYELRAEPGPGTYDTTWPVVAMGPEKHVGYAVQWFAMALALLALYLYLGWHNKKEKSHGSGHESTQRI from the coding sequence ATGAAAACCAGTATAGCCAGCGCCATAAAAGACTTTCGCCCAGGGCTCGCACCCACGTTGGTGGTGCTGGTGCTGCTGCCGTTGATGGTGGGCCTGGGGTTCTGGCAATTGGCGCGCGGCCATGAAAAACAGCTGCTGGTGGACAGCTATGCCGAGCGGCGCGTGGCCGAGCCCATCGACAGTGTGCAACTCAATGGCAGGGCAGACCCGGCCTTTCGCCGCGTACGCCTGCGTGGCCAGTTCGACGCCGAGCACAGCGTGTTGCTCGACAACCGCATGCGCGATGGCAAGGCTGGTGTCGAGTTGTTGCAACCCTTTCACGACCAGGCCAGCGGCCTGTGGCTGTTGCTCAATCGCGGCTGGTTGCCGTGGCCGGACCGACGCACGCCACCGGTCTTCAGCACACCCGAGCAACCGTTGAATCTTGACGCCTGGGTGTATGTCGCCCCCGGCGAAACCTTCCAGTTGCACGCCGACCCCGCGACCACGCAATGGCCGCGCCTGCTTACCGCGCTTCACCCCACCGCCCTCTGGGCTGAATTGGGCCGTAGCGGCTTTGCCTACGAGCTACGCGCGGAACCCGGCCCCGGTACGTACGACACCACCTGGCCGGTGGTCGCCATGGGCCCGGAAAAACACGTCGGCTACGCCGTGCAGTGGTTCGCCATGGCGCTGGCGTTGCTGGCGCTTTACCTCTACCTCGGCTGGCACAACAAAAAGGAGAAGTCCCATGGGAGCGGCCATGAATCCACCCAGCGCATCTGA
- a CDS encoding SulP family inorganic anion transporter, with translation MRAAQLKVVLPRELLASVVVFLVALPLCMGIAIASGMPPAKGLLTGIIGGLVVGWLAGSPLQVSGPAAGLAVLVFELVRQHGMMMLGPILLLAGFLQLVAGRLRLGCWFRVTAPAVVYGMLAGIGVLIVLSQVHVMLDGAPKPSGLDNLAGFPAAVIEAIPTLGGGLGWQAGLLGLSTMLVMYLWDKFRPQKLRFVPGALLGVGLATVTSLVLALQVKRVEVPENLADAIDWLRPSDLLNLADPQLLIAAFAVAFIASAETLLSAAAVDRMHSGQRSDFDKELSAQGVGNMLCGLVGALPMTGVIVRSSANVQAGATTRLSAMFHGVWLLGFVLLLSSVLQSIPVASLAGVLVYTGIKLVDVKAFRALGRYGRMPMFTYAATALAIIFTDLPTGVLVGFGLTLVKLAFKASRLKISLIDLPQDGEMELRLTGAATFLKVPALTQVLSSVPAGTTLHVPLSNLSYIDHSCLELLEEWGRANAAKGSKLMIEARGLKRRLEGRVRTTVGIGSAPV, from the coding sequence ATGCGTGCTGCTCAATTAAAAGTTGTATTGCCGCGGGAGCTGCTCGCCTCCGTGGTTGTGTTTCTGGTTGCCCTGCCCTTGTGCATGGGCATTGCGATTGCTTCCGGTATGCCGCCGGCCAAAGGGCTGCTCACTGGGATTATCGGTGGTTTGGTGGTGGGCTGGCTGGCGGGTTCGCCGCTGCAAGTCAGCGGCCCCGCAGCGGGCTTGGCGGTGTTGGTGTTCGAGCTGGTGCGCCAGCACGGCATGATGATGCTCGGGCCGATCCTGCTGCTGGCGGGGTTCCTGCAACTGGTGGCCGGGCGTTTGCGCCTGGGCTGCTGGTTCCGTGTCACGGCGCCGGCGGTGGTGTACGGCATGCTGGCGGGGATCGGCGTGTTGATCGTGCTGTCCCAGGTCCACGTGATGCTCGACGGCGCACCCAAGCCTTCAGGGCTGGATAACCTGGCGGGCTTCCCGGCAGCAGTGATCGAGGCGATCCCGACCCTCGGCGGCGGCCTTGGCTGGCAAGCCGGGTTGCTCGGCCTGTCGACGATGCTGGTGATGTACCTGTGGGATAAATTCCGCCCGCAAAAACTGCGTTTCGTGCCCGGCGCCTTGTTGGGCGTGGGCTTGGCAACCGTCACCAGCCTGGTGCTGGCGTTGCAGGTCAAGCGCGTGGAAGTCCCGGAAAACCTCGCCGATGCCATTGACTGGCTGCGCCCCAGCGACCTGCTGAACCTGGCCGACCCACAGCTGTTGATCGCCGCGTTCGCTGTGGCGTTCATCGCCAGTGCCGAGACGCTGCTGTCTGCCGCAGCGGTTGACCGCATGCACAGCGGTCAGCGTTCCGATTTCGACAAAGAATTGTCTGCTCAAGGTGTGGGCAACATGCTCTGTGGTTTGGTCGGCGCCCTGCCGATGACCGGCGTGATCGTACGCAGCTCGGCTAACGTGCAGGCCGGTGCGACCACGCGCTTGTCGGCGATGTTCCACGGTGTGTGGCTGCTCGGGTTCGTGCTGCTGCTGTCGAGTGTGCTGCAAAGCATTCCGGTGGCGAGCCTGGCGGGTGTGCTGGTGTACACCGGGATCAAGCTGGTGGACGTGAAAGCATTCCGAGCGCTGGGCCGCTATGGGCGGATGCCGATGTTCACCTATGCCGCAACGGCGTTGGCGATCATCTTTACCGACCTGCCGACCGGCGTGTTGGTGGGCTTCGGGCTGACGTTGGTCAAACTCGCCTTCAAGGCGTCGCGACTGAAAATCAGCCTGATCGACCTGCCCCAGGACGGTGAGATGGAGTTGCGTCTGACCGGTGCGGCGACCTTTCTGAAAGTGCCGGCGCTGACCCAAGTGCTGTCCTCGGTACCTGCGGGGACTACGTTGCATGTGCCGCTGAGCAACCTGAGTTACATCGACCATTCCTGCCTGGAGTTGCTGGAGGAATGGGGCCGGGCCAATGCGGCCAAGGGCTCGAAGCTGATGATCGAGGCGCGCGGGTTGAAGCGCCGGCTGGAAGGCCGGGTGCGCACGACGGTGGGGATTGGTTCGGCCCCTGTCTGA
- a CDS encoding cytochrome c, with amino-acid sequence MKALVIASLALFSSCSVSAAETDLVKQGEYLARAGDCVACHTAKGGKPFAGGLPMETPIGVIYSTNITPDKTGLGDYSFEDFDKAVRHGVAKNGSTLYPAMPYPSYARVSDSDMQALYAYFMKGVEPVAQANKDSDIPWPLSMRWPLAAWRWMFAPTVQEHPAQAAADPVVSRGAYLVEGLGHCGACHTPRALTMQEKALSATDGNAFLSGSAPLEGWIAKSLRGDHKDGLGSWSEEQLVQFLKTGRSDRSAVFGGMSDVVVHSMQYMSQDDLTAIARYLKSLPAVDPKDQPHQYDKQVAEALWKGDDSKPGASVYIDNCAACHRTDGHGYTRVFPALAGNPVLQTADATSLINIVLNGGTLPATHTAPSTFTMPAFAWRLSDQEVADVVSFVRGSWGNKGAPVKASDVTDLRKSDMRTTSGDDLGQVTQKH; translated from the coding sequence GCCTCCTTGGCGCTCTTCAGCAGCTGCTCGGTGAGCGCCGCCGAAACCGACCTGGTCAAACAGGGCGAATACTTGGCCCGCGCCGGTGACTGCGTGGCCTGCCACACCGCCAAGGGTGGCAAGCCCTTCGCTGGCGGCCTGCCGATGGAAACCCCGATCGGCGTGATCTACTCCACCAACATCACCCCGGACAAGACCGGCCTGGGCGACTACAGCTTCGAAGACTTCGACAAGGCCGTGCGCCATGGCGTCGCCAAGAACGGTAGTACGCTTTACCCGGCGATGCCCTACCCGTCTTACGCGCGTGTCAGCGACAGCGACATGCAGGCGCTGTATGCGTACTTCATGAAGGGTGTTGAGCCGGTCGCCCAAGCGAACAAGGACAGCGATATTCCTTGGCCCCTGAGCATGCGCTGGCCGTTGGCGGCCTGGCGGTGGATGTTTGCGCCGACAGTGCAAGAGCATCCGGCACAAGCGGCTGCCGATCCGGTGGTTAGTCGTGGTGCGTATTTGGTTGAAGGCCTCGGCCACTGTGGCGCCTGCCACACGCCGCGCGCGCTGACCATGCAGGAAAAAGCCCTGAGTGCCACTGACGGCAACGCCTTCCTGTCCGGCAGCGCGCCGTTGGAAGGCTGGATCGCGAAAAGCCTGCGTGGCGACCACAAGGACGGCCTCGGCAGTTGGAGCGAGGAGCAGTTGGTGCAATTCCTCAAGACCGGCCGCAGTGATCGCAGCGCGGTGTTTGGCGGCATGAGCGATGTGGTGGTGCACAGCATGCAGTACATGTCCCAGGACGACCTGACCGCTATCGCCCGTTACCTCAAAAGCCTGCCGGCGGTGGACCCTAAAGATCAGCCGCACCAGTACGACAAACAGGTGGCCGAGGCGCTGTGGAAAGGTGACGACAGCAAGCCGGGCGCGTCGGTGTACATCGACAACTGCGCGGCCTGCCACCGTACCGACGGCCATGGCTATACGCGGGTGTTCCCGGCACTGGCGGGTAACCCGGTGTTGCAGACGGCAGATGCTACGTCGCTGATCAACATTGTGTTGAACGGCGGCACCTTGCCGGCCACCCACACGGCACCCTCGACGTTCACCATGCCGGCATTCGCGTGGCGGTTGTCGGACCAGGAAGTGGCGGATGTGGTCAGTTTCGTCCGTGGCAGCTGGGGCAATAAGGGCGCGCCGGTAAAAGCCAGCGACGTGACGGACCTGCGCAAGAGTGATATGCGCACTACTTCGGGCGATGACCTGGGGCAAGTGACGCAAAAGCACTAA